In Trichoderma breve strain T069 chromosome 4, whole genome shotgun sequence, the following proteins share a genomic window:
- a CDS encoding alpha/beta hydrolase family domain-containing protein, whose product MDSSGPFPLLAHPYRSPTKGTCAYEMGNTASKNALVFIGGLKDGPHTTPYIRTVARRLEKTPGLNFSVFETRLRSSFDGFGRSSLADDVQDISALVKYLRSIGREKIILFGHSTGCQDCMEYTNYAKYSNSPVDGFILQAPVSDRESLDTFIPDYQPKLDYANNMIAEGKGEDCLPNEYSIAMLDAPISANRFHDLFAKGGADDYFSSDLDDQTVHNFWSRFNKPVLVLHSEKDEFVPARVDQAAMNKKYQAASSFVSPLSGLIPGTGHTVLQEEAREWLAGRVVEFLRTLS is encoded by the exons ATGGATTCTTCTGgcccttttcctctcctgGCCCACCCATACCGGTCCCCGACCAAGGGCACATGTGCCTATGAGATGGGCAACACGGCCTCCAAGAACGCTCTTGTCTTCATTGGAGGTCTGAAAGATGGCCCTCATACGACGCCGTATATTCGAACTGTTGCTCGGCGGTTGGAAAAGACGCCCGGGTTGAACTTTTCTGTGTTCGAAACACGACTGAGGAGCTCCTTTGATGGATTCGGAAGATCAAGCCTGGCAGACGATGTCCAAGATATCTCCGCACTTGTCAAATATCTTCGCTCCATTGGTCGGGAAAAGATTATTCTTTTTGGCCATTCAACTGGGTGCCAg GATTGTATGGAATATACAAATTACGCCAAGTATTCCAACAGCCCCGTGGATGGCTTCATTCTACAGGCACCCGTTTCGGACAGAGAGTCTCTGGACACCTTCATTCCGGACTACCAACCTAAGCTTGACTACGCTAACAATATGATTGCTgagggaaagggggaggacTGTCTGCCTAATGAGTATTCGATTGCCATGCTAGACGCACCGATATCAGCAAACAGATTCCACGACCTCTTTGCTAAAGG GGGTGCTGATGATTACTTTTCTTCCGACCTGGATGACCAGACAGTACACAACTTTTGGAGCCGGTTCAACAAGCCTGTACTCGTGTTACACTCGGAAAAGGATGAGTTTGTTCCAGCCAGAGTTGATCAGGCGGCAATGAACAAGAAGTACCAGGCGGCAAGCTCATTCGTCAGCCCATTGTCTGGGCTCATACCGGGGACGGGTCACACAGTCTTGCAGGAGGAGGCTCGAGAATGGCTGGCGGGGAGAGTTGTTGAGTTTCTTCGAACTCTTAGCTAA